One Salarias fasciatus chromosome 22, fSalaFa1.1, whole genome shotgun sequence DNA segment encodes these proteins:
- the nfyc gene encoding nuclear transcription factor Y subunit gamma isoform X2: MSADAFGAGGSDAQQTLQSFWPRVMEEIRNLTLDFRVQELPLARIKKIMKLDEDVKMISAEAPVLFAKAAQIFITELTLRAWIHTEDNKRRTLQRNDIAMAITKFDQFDFLIDIVPRDDLKPPKRQEEMRQSVAPAEPVQYYFTLAQQPGAVQVQGAQQGQQPAAQAAATIQPGQIIIAQPQQGQMLQGATMQQLQQVQVQSQGTPITSAPVAMQVGEGQQVQIVQAAAPQGQAQAAQAQGQTMQVMQQIITNTGEIQQIPVQLNTGQLQYIRLAQPVSGGQVVQGQIQTLANTQQITQTEVQQGQQQFNQFTDGQQLYQIQQVTMPAGQELTQPMFIQSTNQTADTQVTQVSTD; encoded by the exons ATGTCTGCGGATGCGTTTGGAGCCGGGGGCAGCGATGCCCAGCAGACCTTGCAGTCCTTCTGGCCGCGTGTCATGGAGGAGATCAGGAACTTAACCCTG GATTTCCGTGTGCAGGAGTTACCCTTAGCTCGAATCAAGAAAATCATGAAGCTGGATGAGGATGTCAAG ATGATCAGTGCAGAAGCTCCTGTCCTCTTTGCCAAAGCAGCCCAGATCTTCATCACAGAGCTCACCCTCAGAGCGTGgatccacactgaggacaaCAAGCGACGCACGCTACAG AGGAATGACATCGCCATGGCAATAACCAAGTTCGACCAGTTTGACTTCCTGATTGACATCGTGCCCCGAGATGACCTGAAGCCCCCGAAGCGTCAG GAGGAGATGCGTCAGTCCGTGGCTCCAGCAGAGCCGGTGCAGTACTACTTCACCTTGGCCCAGCAGCCCGGAGCGGTGCAGGTGCAGGGCGCGCAGCAGGGCCAGCAACCCGCAGCACAAGCAGCCGCGACCATCCAACCGGGGCAAATCATCATCGCGCAGCCACAGCAGGGACAG ATGTTGCAAGGTGCCACCATGCAGCAGTTACAGCAGGTGCAGGTGCAATCACAGGGCACACCCATCACG AGTGCGCCCGTTGCCATGCAGGTGGGCGAGGGTCAGCAGGTGCAGATTGTCCAGGCTGCTGCTCCCCAGGGTCAAGCTCAGGCAGCTCAGGCTCAAGGCCAGACCATGCAGGTCATGCAGCAGATCATCACCAACACGGGGGAGATCCAGCAGATACCG GTGCAGCTAAACACGGGCCAGCTGCAGTACATCCGTCTTGCGCAGCCGGTTTCTGGAGGACAAGTGGTCCAGGGGCAGATCCAGACTCTTGCAAACACCCAGCAG ATCACACAGACAGAGGTACAGCAAGGACAGCAGCAGTTCAACCAGTTTACTGATGGACAG CAGTTGTATCAGATACAGCAGGTGACGATGCCGGCGGGACAGGAGCTGACCCAGCCGATGTTCATCCAGTCCACCAACCAGACAGCTGACACGCAGGTCACGCAGGTCAGCACCGACTGA
- the nfyc gene encoding nuclear transcription factor Y subunit gamma isoform X3 yields MSADAFGAGGSDAQQTLQSFWPRVMEEIRNLTLKDFRVQELPLARIKKIMKLDEDVKMISAEAPVLFAKAAQIFITELTLRAWIHTEDNKRRTLQRNDIAMAITKFDQFDFLIDIVPRDDLKPPKRQEEMRQSVAPAEPVQYYFTLAQQPGAVQVQGAQQGQQPAAQAAATIQPGQIIIAQPQQGQSAPVAMQVGEGQQVQIVQAAAPQGQAQAAQAQGQTMQVMQQIITNTGEIQQIPVQLNTGQLQYIRLAQPVSGGQVVQGQIQTLANTQQITQTEVQQGQQQFNQFTDGQQLYQIQQVTMPAGQELTQPMFIQSTNQTADTQVTQVSTD; encoded by the exons ATGTCTGCGGATGCGTTTGGAGCCGGGGGCAGCGATGCCCAGCAGACCTTGCAGTCCTTCTGGCCGCGTGTCATGGAGGAGATCAGGAACTTAACCCTG AAGGATTTCCGTGTGCAGGAGTTACCCTTAGCTCGAATCAAGAAAATCATGAAGCTGGATGAGGATGTCAAG ATGATCAGTGCAGAAGCTCCTGTCCTCTTTGCCAAAGCAGCCCAGATCTTCATCACAGAGCTCACCCTCAGAGCGTGgatccacactgaggacaaCAAGCGACGCACGCTACAG AGGAATGACATCGCCATGGCAATAACCAAGTTCGACCAGTTTGACTTCCTGATTGACATCGTGCCCCGAGATGACCTGAAGCCCCCGAAGCGTCAG GAGGAGATGCGTCAGTCCGTGGCTCCAGCAGAGCCGGTGCAGTACTACTTCACCTTGGCCCAGCAGCCCGGAGCGGTGCAGGTGCAGGGCGCGCAGCAGGGCCAGCAACCCGCAGCACAAGCAGCCGCGACCATCCAACCGGGGCAAATCATCATCGCGCAGCCACAGCAGGGACAG AGTGCGCCCGTTGCCATGCAGGTGGGCGAGGGTCAGCAGGTGCAGATTGTCCAGGCTGCTGCTCCCCAGGGTCAAGCTCAGGCAGCTCAGGCTCAAGGCCAGACCATGCAGGTCATGCAGCAGATCATCACCAACACGGGGGAGATCCAGCAGATACCG GTGCAGCTAAACACGGGCCAGCTGCAGTACATCCGTCTTGCGCAGCCGGTTTCTGGAGGACAAGTGGTCCAGGGGCAGATCCAGACTCTTGCAAACACCCAGCAG ATCACACAGACAGAGGTACAGCAAGGACAGCAGCAGTTCAACCAGTTTACTGATGGACAG CAGTTGTATCAGATACAGCAGGTGACGATGCCGGCGGGACAGGAGCTGACCCAGCCGATGTTCATCCAGTCCACCAACCAGACAGCTGACACGCAGGTCACGCAGGTCAGCACCGACTGA
- the nfyc gene encoding nuclear transcription factor Y subunit gamma isoform X1: MSADAFGAGGSDAQQTLQSFWPRVMEEIRNLTLKDFRVQELPLARIKKIMKLDEDVKMISAEAPVLFAKAAQIFITELTLRAWIHTEDNKRRTLQRNDIAMAITKFDQFDFLIDIVPRDDLKPPKRQEEMRQSVAPAEPVQYYFTLAQQPGAVQVQGAQQGQQPAAQAAATIQPGQIIIAQPQQGQMLQGATMQQLQQVQVQSQGTPITSAPVAMQVGEGQQVQIVQAAAPQGQAQAAQAQGQTMQVMQQIITNTGEIQQIPVQLNTGQLQYIRLAQPVSGGQVVQGQIQTLANTQQITQTEVQQGQQQFNQFTDGQQLYQIQQVTMPAGQELTQPMFIQSTNQTADTQVTQVSTD; encoded by the exons ATGTCTGCGGATGCGTTTGGAGCCGGGGGCAGCGATGCCCAGCAGACCTTGCAGTCCTTCTGGCCGCGTGTCATGGAGGAGATCAGGAACTTAACCCTG AAGGATTTCCGTGTGCAGGAGTTACCCTTAGCTCGAATCAAGAAAATCATGAAGCTGGATGAGGATGTCAAG ATGATCAGTGCAGAAGCTCCTGTCCTCTTTGCCAAAGCAGCCCAGATCTTCATCACAGAGCTCACCCTCAGAGCGTGgatccacactgaggacaaCAAGCGACGCACGCTACAG AGGAATGACATCGCCATGGCAATAACCAAGTTCGACCAGTTTGACTTCCTGATTGACATCGTGCCCCGAGATGACCTGAAGCCCCCGAAGCGTCAG GAGGAGATGCGTCAGTCCGTGGCTCCAGCAGAGCCGGTGCAGTACTACTTCACCTTGGCCCAGCAGCCCGGAGCGGTGCAGGTGCAGGGCGCGCAGCAGGGCCAGCAACCCGCAGCACAAGCAGCCGCGACCATCCAACCGGGGCAAATCATCATCGCGCAGCCACAGCAGGGACAG ATGTTGCAAGGTGCCACCATGCAGCAGTTACAGCAGGTGCAGGTGCAATCACAGGGCACACCCATCACG AGTGCGCCCGTTGCCATGCAGGTGGGCGAGGGTCAGCAGGTGCAGATTGTCCAGGCTGCTGCTCCCCAGGGTCAAGCTCAGGCAGCTCAGGCTCAAGGCCAGACCATGCAGGTCATGCAGCAGATCATCACCAACACGGGGGAGATCCAGCAGATACCG GTGCAGCTAAACACGGGCCAGCTGCAGTACATCCGTCTTGCGCAGCCGGTTTCTGGAGGACAAGTGGTCCAGGGGCAGATCCAGACTCTTGCAAACACCCAGCAG ATCACACAGACAGAGGTACAGCAAGGACAGCAGCAGTTCAACCAGTTTACTGATGGACAG CAGTTGTATCAGATACAGCAGGTGACGATGCCGGCGGGACAGGAGCTGACCCAGCCGATGTTCATCCAGTCCACCAACCAGACAGCTGACACGCAGGTCACGCAGGTCAGCACCGACTGA
- the nfyc gene encoding nuclear transcription factor Y subunit gamma isoform X4, translating into MSADAFGAGGSDAQQTLQSFWPRVMEEIRNLTLDFRVQELPLARIKKIMKLDEDVKMISAEAPVLFAKAAQIFITELTLRAWIHTEDNKRRTLQRNDIAMAITKFDQFDFLIDIVPRDDLKPPKRQEEMRQSVAPAEPVQYYFTLAQQPGAVQVQGAQQGQQPAAQAAATIQPGQIIIAQPQQGQSAPVAMQVGEGQQVQIVQAAAPQGQAQAAQAQGQTMQVMQQIITNTGEIQQIPVQLNTGQLQYIRLAQPVSGGQVVQGQIQTLANTQQITQTEVQQGQQQFNQFTDGQQLYQIQQVTMPAGQELTQPMFIQSTNQTADTQVTQVSTD; encoded by the exons ATGTCTGCGGATGCGTTTGGAGCCGGGGGCAGCGATGCCCAGCAGACCTTGCAGTCCTTCTGGCCGCGTGTCATGGAGGAGATCAGGAACTTAACCCTG GATTTCCGTGTGCAGGAGTTACCCTTAGCTCGAATCAAGAAAATCATGAAGCTGGATGAGGATGTCAAG ATGATCAGTGCAGAAGCTCCTGTCCTCTTTGCCAAAGCAGCCCAGATCTTCATCACAGAGCTCACCCTCAGAGCGTGgatccacactgaggacaaCAAGCGACGCACGCTACAG AGGAATGACATCGCCATGGCAATAACCAAGTTCGACCAGTTTGACTTCCTGATTGACATCGTGCCCCGAGATGACCTGAAGCCCCCGAAGCGTCAG GAGGAGATGCGTCAGTCCGTGGCTCCAGCAGAGCCGGTGCAGTACTACTTCACCTTGGCCCAGCAGCCCGGAGCGGTGCAGGTGCAGGGCGCGCAGCAGGGCCAGCAACCCGCAGCACAAGCAGCCGCGACCATCCAACCGGGGCAAATCATCATCGCGCAGCCACAGCAGGGACAG AGTGCGCCCGTTGCCATGCAGGTGGGCGAGGGTCAGCAGGTGCAGATTGTCCAGGCTGCTGCTCCCCAGGGTCAAGCTCAGGCAGCTCAGGCTCAAGGCCAGACCATGCAGGTCATGCAGCAGATCATCACCAACACGGGGGAGATCCAGCAGATACCG GTGCAGCTAAACACGGGCCAGCTGCAGTACATCCGTCTTGCGCAGCCGGTTTCTGGAGGACAAGTGGTCCAGGGGCAGATCCAGACTCTTGCAAACACCCAGCAG ATCACACAGACAGAGGTACAGCAAGGACAGCAGCAGTTCAACCAGTTTACTGATGGACAG CAGTTGTATCAGATACAGCAGGTGACGATGCCGGCGGGACAGGAGCTGACCCAGCCGATGTTCATCCAGTCCACCAACCAGACAGCTGACACGCAGGTCACGCAGGTCAGCACCGACTGA